In the Wyeomyia smithii strain HCP4-BCI-WySm-NY-G18 chromosome 2, ASM2978416v1, whole genome shotgun sequence genome, one interval contains:
- the LOC129719449 gene encoding uncharacterized protein LOC129719449 isoform X2 yields MNESTSNESIRCDENSPLLRQQSSSADTSTSSESTEISKNSQCLSLELVAVTLCFGWAVSGYFITYVSKATICHLSDSVNLSPWLYVAAYVPAAICGGTTVVCAGLFSFLTDITTEKNRTVRMGILQACTLAGAFLGMMSSSFILAWANATTAFLISAGMMLFSVGYVNFVIVDSVSLRTAASGSCAKLREIFRLDLLRDMFNTFFKARFGYDRGIIWLTVAIAGFTVLGSRGGDIMYLYTRKEFNWTLEDYTLWQSIDLLSFIVGNFVGIMILKKLFNLPDIAIAFLSVLCLMSDSFIKGMATHGWQFYMATGITPLKGTEGAALMAISSSILPSHDIAKIYSMAMSLSAMVPLAGSPLFTYIYSQTLTTKPAVFNFVASAIFSVNLLLVGIIHRLLKKRQKHRRLSDDSTQSETAGDFAATDDDYHDDDEVIA; encoded by the exons ATGAACGAGAGCACATCGAACGAAAGTATTCGCTGTGATGAGAACTCGCCTTTGTTGCGACAACAGAGTAGCAGCGCAGATACTTCTACCAGTAGTGAATCGACGGAGATCTCGAAAAATTCGCAATGCCTCTCGCTGGAACTCGTTGCCGTGACGCTGTGCTTCGGTTGGGCCGTATCAG GATACTTCATAACGTACGTTTCGAAGGCCACCATCTGCCACCTTTCGGACAGCGTAAATCTAAGCCCATGGTTGTACGTGGCAGCCTACGTTCCGGCTGCAATCTGCGGCGGTACGACTGTAGTATGTGCTGGCCTGTTTAGCTTTCTTACGGACATAACGACGGAAAAAAATCGAACCGTCCGGATGGGAATCCTGCAGGCATGTACACTGGCGGGAGCATTTCTCGGGATGATGTCCAGCAGTTTCATTCTGGCTTGGGCCAACGCTACCACGGCGTTTCTCATTTCCGCCGGGATGATGCTGTTTTCCGTTGGTTACGTGAATTTTGTCATTGTGGACAGCGTTAGTCTGCGGACAGCGGCAAGTGGCAGTTGCGCGAAGCTGCGGGAAATATTTCGGTTGGATTTATTGCGCGACATGTTTAACACTTTCTTCAAGGCAAGGTTCGGGTATGATCGAGGGATAATTTGGCTAACTGTAGCCATTGCAGGGTTCACAGTGCTCGGCTCACGGGGAGGTGACATCATGTATCTTTACACGAGGAAAGAGTTCAACTGGACGCTGGAGGATTACACGCTATGGCAGTCGATCGACTTGTTATCGTTTATTGTCGGTAATTTTGTGGGTATTATGATTTTGAAGAAACTTTTTAACCTGCCGGATATTGCGATTGCTTTCCTATCGGTGCTTTGTCTCATGAGTGATAGTTTCATCAAGGGCATGGCCACCCATGGGTGGCAGTTTTACATGGCTACCGGGATAACACCACTGAAGGGAACCGAGGGGGCCGCATTGATGGCCATATCGTCGAGTATTTTACCTTCGCATGATATTGCGAAAATTTACTCGATGGCGATGTCGCTCTCGGCCATGGTGCCACTGGCAGGTTCTCCACTGTTCACTTACATCTATAGCCAAACGCTAACCACGAAGCCGGCTGTGTTTAACTTTGTCGCATCGGCCATTTTTTCGGTGAATCTACTGCTGGTAGG AATCATACACCGTCTGCTGAAAAAACGGCAAAAACATCGACGGTTATCGGATGACTCAACGCAATCGGAAACAGCAGGTGATTTTGCGGCTACCGACGATGATTACCATGATGATGATGAAGTAATAGCTTAG
- the LOC129719449 gene encoding tetracycline resistance protein, class E-like isoform X1, protein MNESTSNESIRCDENSPLLRQQSSSADTSTSSESTEISKNSQCLSLELVAVTLCFGWAVSGIVLANQIIYQTCVYLGYDKQQCKLLGTSDAVNLTDLETAVQPTAAEISMVSNIITSVVPALCGLFMGPWSDRFGRKPVIMIPCIGYFITYVSKATICHLSDSVNLSPWLYVAAYVPAAICGGTTVVCAGLFSFLTDITTEKNRTVRMGILQACTLAGAFLGMMSSSFILAWANATTAFLISAGMMLFSVGYVNFVIVDSVSLRTAASGSCAKLREIFRLDLLRDMFNTFFKARFGYDRGIIWLTVAIAGFTVLGSRGGDIMYLYTRKEFNWTLEDYTLWQSIDLLSFIVGNFVGIMILKKLFNLPDIAIAFLSVLCLMSDSFIKGMATHGWQFYMATGITPLKGTEGAALMAISSSILPSHDIAKIYSMAMSLSAMVPLAGSPLFTYIYSQTLTTKPAVFNFVASAIFSVNLLLVGIIHRLLKKRQKHRRLSDDSTQSETAGDFAATDDDYHDDDEVIA, encoded by the exons ATGAACGAGAGCACATCGAACGAAAGTATTCGCTGTGATGAGAACTCGCCTTTGTTGCGACAACAGAGTAGCAGCGCAGATACTTCTACCAGTAGTGAATCGACGGAGATCTCGAAAAATTCGCAATGCCTCTCGCTGGAACTCGTTGCCGTGACGCTGTGCTTCGGTTGGGCCGTATCAG GTATCGTTCTGGCCAATCAAATCATTTATCAAACATGTGTATACTTGGGATACGACAAGCAACAATGCAAACTGCTGGGAACTAGTGATGCTGTTAATTTGACAGATCTCGAGACGGCGGTACAGCCAACAGCGGCAGAGATTTCGATGGTGTCCAACATTATCACTTCGGTGGTTCCGGCTTTGTGCGGACTCTTCATGGGTCCATGGTCGGACCGATTTGGTCGTAAGCCAGTCATCATGATACCATGCATTG GATACTTCATAACGTACGTTTCGAAGGCCACCATCTGCCACCTTTCGGACAGCGTAAATCTAAGCCCATGGTTGTACGTGGCAGCCTACGTTCCGGCTGCAATCTGCGGCGGTACGACTGTAGTATGTGCTGGCCTGTTTAGCTTTCTTACGGACATAACGACGGAAAAAAATCGAACCGTCCGGATGGGAATCCTGCAGGCATGTACACTGGCGGGAGCATTTCTCGGGATGATGTCCAGCAGTTTCATTCTGGCTTGGGCCAACGCTACCACGGCGTTTCTCATTTCCGCCGGGATGATGCTGTTTTCCGTTGGTTACGTGAATTTTGTCATTGTGGACAGCGTTAGTCTGCGGACAGCGGCAAGTGGCAGTTGCGCGAAGCTGCGGGAAATATTTCGGTTGGATTTATTGCGCGACATGTTTAACACTTTCTTCAAGGCAAGGTTCGGGTATGATCGAGGGATAATTTGGCTAACTGTAGCCATTGCAGGGTTCACAGTGCTCGGCTCACGGGGAGGTGACATCATGTATCTTTACACGAGGAAAGAGTTCAACTGGACGCTGGAGGATTACACGCTATGGCAGTCGATCGACTTGTTATCGTTTATTGTCGGTAATTTTGTGGGTATTATGATTTTGAAGAAACTTTTTAACCTGCCGGATATTGCGATTGCTTTCCTATCGGTGCTTTGTCTCATGAGTGATAGTTTCATCAAGGGCATGGCCACCCATGGGTGGCAGTTTTACATGGCTACCGGGATAACACCACTGAAGGGAACCGAGGGGGCCGCATTGATGGCCATATCGTCGAGTATTTTACCTTCGCATGATATTGCGAAAATTTACTCGATGGCGATGTCGCTCTCGGCCATGGTGCCACTGGCAGGTTCTCCACTGTTCACTTACATCTATAGCCAAACGCTAACCACGAAGCCGGCTGTGTTTAACTTTGTCGCATCGGCCATTTTTTCGGTGAATCTACTGCTGGTAGG AATCATACACCGTCTGCTGAAAAAACGGCAAAAACATCGACGGTTATCGGATGACTCAACGCAATCGGAAACAGCAGGTGATTTTGCGGCTACCGACGATGATTACCATGATGATGATGAAGTAATAGCTTAG
- the LOC129719450 gene encoding proton-coupled folate transporter-like, with product MPIQRIRHTGPSSSTPVIAMDETTFSSSSMYSSGEEEILASEGLRLSRSTRWRERSRHVSYEPAVLLFCFALSLSEIELTHQIIYQTCQVQGFELHDCLLVGTGVSTPGVAEIEAQVKPAAATVTTTIVVIKAVIPAFSAIVFGAWSDRYGRKPVVVIASFGLLFSYVGLAGLHYLSSFMQLNSWYYVAAYIPFSVVGGMATLGAALFAFIADVTNDQNRTVRMGWMNAFMLAGTLAGFCSSKYILDWTSTTTFFVIATICVLLGLLYTALLVEDSIIPSSDGELGPSLGEFFSISLVRDIAKAASRKRTRFVWWILWLIIFCNALIELAAGGSLVEFSFIHHKFDWSLMQYNHFVLIERGLAVLANVVGILVLKRLFEWTDTVVALVSIISYIAGSTTKGFAAEGWQFYLACGLSSLKGMEWIALLSVSTYFLPSNEIAKFYALAFSLIGLIPLASPYLFGYVYEATESSGPEMYNFVAAGIYSLGFLILGLIQWLVNRRNQPELLL from the exons ATGCCTATACAAAGGATCCGTCATACTGGTCCATCGAGCAGTACGCCCGTGATCGCGATGGATGAAACAACGTTTAGCTCGAGCAGCATGTACTCCAGTGGCGAGGAAGAGATTTTGGCCAGCGAAGGATTGCGGCTCAGTCGTTCAACCCGGTGGCGGGAACGAAGTCGTCACGTGAGCTACGAACCGGCGGTGTTATTGTTTTGCTTTGCGCTGAGCTTATCGG AAATTGAGTTGACCCATCAAATCATCTACCAGACCTGCCAGGTGCAGGGATTTGAACTGCACGATTGCCTTCTGGTTGGAACAGGTGTCAGCACTCCTGGCGTCGCAGAAATCGAAGCGCAGGTTAAACCAGCGGCTGCAACCGTTACGACAACGATAGTGGTTATCAAAGCGGTGATACCCGCCTTCAGTGCGATAGTGTTTGGCGCGTGGTCCGACCGATACGGAAGAAAGCCGGTCGTTGTGATAGCGTCATTCG GTTTGCTTTTTTCGTACGTCGGCCTCGCCGGGCTGCACTATTTGTCCTCGTTCATGCAGCTGAATTCTTGGTATTATGTGGCGGCCTATATTCCATTTTCCGTGGTAGGTGGAATGGCGACTCTGGGAGCAGCCCTGTTTGCTTTCATTGCCGACGTGACAAACGATCAAAACCGTACAGTCAGGATGGGTTGGATGAATGCTTTCATGTTGGCCGGAACACTTGCTGGTTTTTGTTCTAGTAAATATATTTTGGACTGGACTAGTACGACAACTTTTTTTGTGATTGCAACCATTTGTGTGCTGCTTGGGCTACTGTACACTGCGCTACTGGTTGAGGATAGTATCATTCCGAGTTCCGACGGAGAACTTGGGCCAAGTCTAGGGGAGTTTTTCTCTATCAGTCTAGTACGAGACATTGCAAAAGCCGCGAGTCGAAAGAGAACACGCTTCGTGTGGTGGATTCTGTGGTTGATCATCTTTTGTAACGCGCTGATTGAGCTTGCTGCCGGTGGCAGCTTAGTGGAGTTTTCGTTCATCCATCATAAGTTTGACTGGAGTTTGATGCAATACAACCACTTTGTGCTTATCGAGAGAGGACTTGCTGTGCTGGCAAATGTTGTAGGAATATTGGTGTTGAAAAGG CTTTTCGAGTGGACCGACACCGTTGTCGCGCTAGTATCGATCATAAGCTATATCGCTGGCTCTACAACAAAAGGATTTGCCGCCGAAGGATGGCAATTCTATCTTGCCTGTGGGCTGTCATCGCTCAAGGGAATGGAATGGATCGCTCTGCTTTCCGTGTCCACTTACTTTCTGCCATCGAATGAAATAGCCAAGTTCTACGCGCTGGCATTCTCCTTGATTGGACTGATTCCACTGGCCTCCCCGTACTTGTTTGGGTACGTCTATGAAGCAACCGAAAGTAGTGGACCAGAGATGTACAATTTTGTGGCGGCTGGTATATACAGTTTAGGTTTTTTGATTCTAGG GTTGATACAATGGCTTGTTAACAGACGCAACCAACCGGAGCTGTTGCTGTAA